One stretch of Streptomyces sp. R21 DNA includes these proteins:
- a CDS encoding MarR family winged helix-turn-helix transcriptional regulator — protein sequence MSTPPKTRRPDELTLEVVGLIGTVVARYHEEYEEAAGRHALTGAQARLLGLLSLEPLPMRRLAQKLKCEPSNVTGIVDRLEARGLVERRADPSDRRVKLAVATEEGVRVAGSLRDSLGFAREPLAGLSREERVSLRDLLQRMLSA from the coding sequence ATGTCCACACCACCGAAGACGCGCCGCCCCGACGAGCTGACCCTTGAGGTCGTCGGACTCATCGGCACGGTCGTGGCCCGGTACCACGAGGAGTACGAGGAGGCCGCCGGGCGGCATGCACTGACCGGGGCGCAGGCGCGGCTGCTGGGGCTGCTGTCGTTGGAGCCGCTGCCGATGCGGCGGCTGGCGCAGAAGCTGAAGTGCGAGCCGTCCAATGTCACCGGGATCGTGGACCGGCTGGAGGCGCGGGGGCTGGTGGAGCGGCGGGCGGACCCCTCCGACCGTCGGGTGAAGCTGGCCGTTGCCACGGAGGAGGGGGTGCGGGTGGCCGGGAGCCTCCGCGACTCCCTGGGCTTCGCCCGCGAGCCGCTGGCCGGCCTCTCCCGGGAGGAGCGGGTGTCCCTGCGGGACCTGCTCCAGCGAATGCTGTCGGCTTAG
- a CDS encoding NADP-dependent oxidoreductase, producing the protein MSETPTLPTTGREWHLVSRPVGAPKAEDFALVEAEVPQPGEGQLLVRNLYVSVDPYMRGRMSAAKSYAAPYGLGEPMQGGAVGEVVVSNAEGIAAGDHVLHFLGWREYAIVDAKQAVKVDAAAAPLSTYLGVLGMTGLTAYAGLLRVAEFKEGDSVFVSGAAGAVGSQVGQIAKLKGASRVIGSAGSDEKVKLLVEEYGFDAAFNYKNGSVSDQLREAAPDGVDVYFDNVGGDHLEAAIGQLNRDGRIAVCGMISVYNNTEPAPGPRNLARLIQTRGRIQGFLVGDQYDLQPEFVAEVGGWIRSGELKYAETVVEGIENNLEAFFGVLRGDNTGKMIVKL; encoded by the coding sequence ATGTCCGAGACCCCCACGCTCCCCACCACCGGCCGCGAATGGCACCTGGTCAGCCGCCCGGTCGGCGCCCCCAAGGCCGAGGACTTCGCCCTGGTCGAGGCGGAGGTCCCGCAGCCGGGTGAGGGGCAGCTCCTGGTGCGCAACCTGTATGTCTCCGTCGACCCGTACATGCGCGGCCGTATGAGCGCCGCCAAGTCCTACGCCGCCCCCTACGGGCTGGGCGAGCCCATGCAGGGCGGCGCGGTCGGCGAGGTCGTCGTCTCGAACGCCGAGGGCATCGCGGCCGGCGACCACGTGCTGCACTTCCTCGGCTGGCGCGAGTACGCGATCGTGGACGCGAAGCAGGCCGTCAAGGTCGACGCCGCCGCCGCGCCCCTGAGCACGTACCTCGGTGTCCTCGGCATGACCGGCCTGACCGCCTACGCGGGCCTCCTGCGCGTCGCCGAGTTCAAGGAGGGCGACTCGGTCTTCGTTTCCGGCGCCGCCGGTGCCGTCGGCAGCCAGGTCGGCCAGATCGCCAAGCTGAAGGGCGCCTCGCGGGTCATCGGGTCGGCCGGTTCGGACGAGAAGGTCAAGCTGCTCGTCGAGGAGTACGGCTTCGACGCCGCCTTCAACTACAAGAACGGCTCGGTGAGCGACCAGCTGCGCGAGGCCGCCCCGGACGGCGTCGACGTCTACTTCGACAACGTCGGCGGCGACCATCTGGAGGCCGCCATCGGTCAGCTCAACCGGGACGGCCGGATCGCCGTCTGCGGCATGATCTCCGTCTACAACAACACCGAGCCCGCCCCCGGCCCGCGCAACCTGGCCCGGCTGATCCAGACCCGCGGCCGCATCCAGGGCTTCCTGGTCGGCGACCAGTACGACCTCCAGCCCGAGTTCGTGGCCGAGGTCGGCGGCTGGATCCGTTCCGGCGAGCTCAAGTACGCCGAGACGGTCGTCGAGGGCATCGAGAACAACCTGGAGGCGTTCTTCGGCGTCCTGCGCGGCGACAACACCGGCAAGATGATCGTCAAGCTCTGA
- a CDS encoding organic hydroperoxide resistance protein, which translates to MSSTAIRRSDVLYTAVATAENGRDGRVATDDGRLDVVVNPPKEMGGSGAGTNPEQLFAAGYSACFQGALGVVARQENADISGSTVTAQVGIGKNADGFGIIVEISAEIPNVDAATAKALLEKAHQVCPYSKAIRGNITVTLA; encoded by the coding sequence ATGTCCAGCACTGCAATCCGACGTTCTGACGTCCTGTACACAGCGGTAGCCACGGCCGAGAACGGCCGTGACGGCCGGGTCGCCACCGACGACGGCAGGCTCGACGTCGTCGTCAACCCGCCGAAGGAGATGGGCGGCAGCGGCGCCGGCACCAACCCGGAGCAGCTGTTCGCCGCCGGGTACAGCGCCTGCTTCCAGGGCGCCCTCGGCGTCGTCGCCCGTCAGGAGAACGCCGACATCTCCGGCTCGACCGTCACCGCGCAGGTCGGCATAGGCAAGAACGCGGACGGGTTCGGGATCATCGTGGAGATCTCCGCCGAGATCCCGAACGTGGACGCCGCCACCGCCAAGGCCCTCCTGGAGAAGGCCCACCAGGTGTGCCCGTACTCGAAGGCGATCCGCGGCAACATCACCGTGACGCTTGCCTGA
- a CDS encoding serine hydrolase domain-containing protein, producing MMQQSGSTVQGTVAEGFEAVREEFAAIVAAERPDYVGQLSAYAAGRRVVDLWAGPDTDGETLYGVYSSTKGAAHLVVALLVQDGTLELDREVAHYWPEFAAEGKGSVTLRELLAHRAGVIGADDGFTAEELADDRVIAERLAGQRPFWRPGTAFGYHALVIGALTGEVVRRTTGRSLQEMYEERIRAPYGLDFFLGLPKEHEGRFRSVLPMDPTPEQQAVFAAFQGGPHTVASIAFNRQGAEPTDIETLPNARVVRAKGPASVGGVASARGLAGMYAAATTGADGLPPLLKPDTVAAFGQIHSIGYDVVARSHKSFALGFQATADTWYPFLGAGAIGHSGAGGSQGFADPRSGLAYGYTRRRYAFPGGAAPENERLAKAVHTAALAS from the coding sequence ATGATGCAGCAGAGCGGCAGCACCGTCCAGGGCACCGTCGCCGAGGGCTTCGAGGCGGTGCGCGAGGAGTTCGCGGCGATCGTGGCGGCCGAACGGCCGGACTACGTGGGGCAGTTGAGCGCATACGCCGCCGGTCGGCGGGTCGTCGACCTGTGGGCGGGCCCGGACACGGACGGCGAGACGCTCTACGGGGTGTACTCCTCCACCAAAGGCGCCGCCCACCTCGTCGTCGCACTGCTCGTCCAGGACGGCACCCTGGAGCTCGACCGCGAAGTCGCCCACTACTGGCCGGAGTTCGCGGCCGAGGGCAAGGGATCGGTGACCCTGCGCGAGCTGCTCGCCCATCGCGCGGGAGTCATCGGCGCCGACGACGGGTTCACCGCCGAGGAGCTCGCCGACGACCGGGTGATCGCCGAACGGCTGGCGGGACAGCGGCCGTTCTGGCGGCCGGGCACGGCCTTCGGTTATCACGCGCTGGTGATCGGCGCGCTGACGGGCGAGGTCGTACGGCGGACGACCGGCCGCTCGCTCCAGGAGATGTACGAGGAGCGGATCCGCGCCCCGTACGGGCTCGACTTCTTCCTGGGGCTGCCCAAGGAGCACGAGGGCCGCTTCCGCTCCGTCCTGCCGATGGACCCGACGCCCGAGCAGCAGGCGGTGTTCGCGGCCTTCCAGGGCGGCCCGCACACGGTGGCGTCGATCGCCTTCAACCGCCAGGGCGCGGAGCCGACCGACATCGAGACGCTCCCCAACGCGCGCGTGGTGCGCGCCAAGGGTCCGGCATCGGTGGGCGGGGTCGCGTCGGCGCGCGGACTCGCCGGGATGTACGCGGCCGCGACCACCGGGGCCGACGGACTGCCGCCGCTGCTGAAGCCCGACACGGTCGCCGCCTTCGGACAGATCCACTCCATCGGGTACGACGTGGTGGCCCGCTCGCACAAGTCGTTCGCGCTGGGCTTCCAGGCGACCGCGGACACCTGGTACCCGTTCCTGGGCGCCGGGGCGATCGGGCACAGCGGCGCGGGCGGCTCACAGGGCTTCGCCGACCCGCGCAGCGGCCTCGCGTACGGCTACACGCGGCGCCGGTACGCCTTCCCGGGCGGGGCGGCGCCGGAGAACGAGCGGCTGGCGAAGGCCGTGCACACGGCGGCGCTCGCGAGCTGA
- a CDS encoding M14 family zinc carboxypeptidase produces MPPSPIVPRPLLIATVTATAAGSLLLAPHSATADRHPPVREGAYAADGRHPAAKNPASAATRALAASVTDLSSDKRGYPREQVLTPEPANPADKSLKLGLTPYYGIAPKLNALQRLGDRVSVEITGASAGGHRLYLVTVTAPETVRQTRAQERMRELIENAPQAAAKDRAVKKDYKTPVFFNNNIHGNEWEGTDASLKLIERLATAKDATTTDLLAHNRLYFNITANPDGRIAGTRANAGGFDLNRDFITASQPEVRAMRQIAIDKQPAVMLDLHGYVNGTLIEPTTPPHGENYEYDLFLKNTYANALGMEAAVNGLGHTPAKDGVEPVQIPFRDQQEGWDDWPPIFTPQYEAFHGTVAAHTVEIPLAVNNEEYDTLPVAELRRRSAINVDVAGAAIRATLDYVQQHRTSLIADQIEVFRRGATGAAQVPVSSKTVPGVPGIGPEDVYTTEFPRAYVIPAGGTQRSATAAARLVDHLIANDVRVTRATHDFRLAGRSYPKGSYVVDLHQPKRGLANVLLADGRDISGKVSVMYDISGWSLGRLWGATVEPVTGASSLSGVPVRAVRAAAHVGYVAPRGDLRLRLDTPQEIASLNSLLSQGVSIRQAADGSAIVPGAARAEAAALARTYDVAFDATTVRGTTALHRTRVAAAVTPGELFALREMGFEVTPVSAGVLNAGFDWSTVDVLFVSSGLDHADLNASARAALDGFLARRGLVGRGAAGAALNAAAGLLAVKPVEGNGDANGVVRVVNSAGSPVTGGAPDHSFVYAPVWFTDLGPGVHVEQAYATGNPLVAGHWRPLADGTGGPTAAGGQAAVVSGPHAVLFGTEPLFRDHPKGEFPQLGRALLTVSQVSGS; encoded by the coding sequence GTGCCCCCATCCCCGATCGTCCCAAGACCCCTCCTGATCGCCACCGTCACGGCCACCGCCGCCGGCTCCCTGCTCCTCGCCCCGCACAGCGCCACCGCGGACCGCCATCCGCCCGTACGCGAAGGGGCGTACGCGGCGGACGGAAGGCACCCGGCCGCGAAGAACCCCGCGAGCGCCGCCACCCGCGCCCTCGCCGCCTCCGTCACCGACCTCTCGTCCGACAAGCGCGGCTACCCCCGCGAGCAGGTCCTCACCCCGGAGCCTGCGAACCCCGCCGACAAGTCCCTCAAGCTCGGCCTCACTCCGTACTACGGCATCGCCCCGAAGCTGAACGCCCTCCAGCGGCTCGGCGACCGGGTGAGCGTCGAGATCACCGGCGCCTCCGCGGGCGGCCACCGCCTCTACCTGGTCACCGTCACCGCGCCCGAGACCGTCCGGCAGACGCGGGCGCAGGAGCGGATGCGCGAGCTCATCGAGAACGCGCCGCAGGCCGCCGCCAAGGACAGGGCCGTCAAGAAGGACTACAAGACGCCCGTCTTCTTCAACAACAACATCCACGGCAACGAGTGGGAGGGCACCGACGCCTCGCTCAAGCTGATCGAGCGGCTGGCGACGGCGAAGGACGCGACGACAACCGACCTGCTCGCCCACAACCGCCTCTACTTCAACATCACCGCGAACCCGGACGGCCGTATCGCGGGCACGCGCGCCAACGCAGGCGGCTTCGACCTGAACCGGGACTTCATCACCGCCTCGCAGCCCGAGGTGCGCGCGATGCGGCAGATCGCCATCGACAAACAGCCCGCGGTCATGCTCGACCTGCACGGCTATGTCAACGGCACGCTCATCGAGCCCACCACTCCCCCGCACGGCGAGAACTACGAGTACGACCTGTTCCTGAAGAACACCTACGCCAACGCCCTCGGCATGGAGGCGGCCGTCAACGGTCTCGGCCACACGCCCGCCAAGGACGGCGTGGAGCCCGTGCAGATCCCCTTCCGCGACCAGCAGGAGGGCTGGGACGACTGGCCGCCGATCTTCACGCCGCAGTATGAGGCGTTCCACGGCACGGTCGCCGCGCACACCGTGGAGATCCCCCTCGCGGTGAACAACGAGGAGTACGACACCCTGCCCGTCGCGGAGCTGCGCCGCAGGTCCGCGATCAACGTGGACGTCGCGGGCGCCGCCATCCGCGCCACCCTCGACTACGTGCAGCAGCACCGGACTTCGCTCATCGCCGACCAGATCGAGGTGTTCCGGCGCGGGGCCACGGGCGCCGCGCAGGTGCCGGTGTCGTCCAAAACGGTCCCCGGCGTCCCGGGCATCGGCCCGGAGGACGTCTACACGACCGAGTTCCCGCGCGCGTACGTGATCCCCGCGGGCGGTACCCAACGCTCGGCCACGGCCGCCGCGCGCCTGGTCGACCACCTCATCGCCAACGACGTGCGCGTCACCCGCGCGACCCATGACTTCCGGCTGGCGGGGCGGTCGTACCCGAAGGGCTCGTACGTCGTCGATCTGCACCAGCCCAAGCGCGGTCTGGCCAATGTGCTGCTGGCGGACGGGCGGGACATCAGCGGCAAGGTGTCGGTGATGTACGACATCTCGGGCTGGAGCCTCGGCCGGTTGTGGGGCGCGACGGTCGAACCCGTGACCGGCGCGAGCAGCCTGTCGGGCGTTCCCGTCCGTGCGGTGCGGGCCGCCGCGCATGTCGGGTACGTCGCCCCGCGCGGCGATCTACGGCTGCGCCTCGACACCCCGCAGGAGATCGCTTCCCTGAACTCCCTTCTCTCCCAAGGGGTTTCGATACGGCAGGCCGCCGACGGCAGCGCGATCGTGCCGGGCGCCGCCCGTGCGGAGGCCGCCGCTCTCGCCCGTACCTACGACGTCGCCTTCGACGCGACCACCGTGCGCGGTACCACCGCGCTGCACCGCACCCGTGTCGCCGCCGCCGTCACGCCGGGCGAGCTGTTCGCGCTGCGCGAGATGGGCTTCGAGGTGACGCCGGTGTCGGCGGGCGTTCTCAACGCGGGCTTCGACTGGTCGACGGTGGACGTGCTGTTCGTGTCGTCCGGGCTGGACCACGCCGACCTGAACGCCTCCGCGCGGGCGGCCCTCGACGGCTTCCTGGCGCGCAGGGGTCTGGTCGGGCGCGGTGCGGCGGGCGCGGCTCTCAACGCCGCTGCCGGATTGCTCGCCGTGAAGCCGGTCGAGGGCAACGGAGACGCCAACGGCGTGGTGCGGGTGGTGAATTCGGCCGGTTCGCCGGTGACGGGCGGCGCGCCCGACCACAGCTTCGTCTACGCCCCGGTCTGGTTCACCGATCTCGGGCCGGGGGTGCACGTCGAGCAGGCCTACGCAACCGGCAATCCGCTCGTCGCGGGGCACTGGCGGCCGCTGGCCGACGGCACGGGCGGTCCGACGGCGGCCGGCGGCCAGGCGGCCGTGGTGAGCGGTCCGCACGCGGTCCTCTTCGGTACGGAGCCCCTCTTCCGCGATCACCCGAAGGGGGAATTCCCGCAGCTGGGACGCGCGTTGCTGACGGTGAGCCAGGTCAGCGGCAGCTGA
- a CDS encoding EI24 domain-containing protein codes for MRDLGVGFSYLVQGQRWVARHGKQYGFGLLPGLITLVLYAAALIALALYGEDFIAWATPFADDWSSPWLGLFRGFLTAVLVALALLLAVVTFTAVTLLVGQPFYESLSEKVDRDVSPDGTAPESGLPLWRELWISARDSLRIVVRALIWGVLLFACGFLPFVGQTVVPVIGFFVTGFFLTEELTAVALQRRSVDLRDRLTLLRARKTLVWGFGTPLGLAFLVPFVAVFLMPGAVAGATLLARDLLGEESGPGEGNDGDGDRNGDHEAAAAS; via the coding sequence ATGCGCGATCTCGGGGTGGGCTTCAGCTACTTGGTGCAGGGCCAGCGATGGGTGGCCCGGCACGGGAAGCAGTACGGGTTCGGACTGCTTCCGGGCCTGATCACCCTCGTCCTGTACGCCGCCGCGCTGATCGCCCTCGCCCTCTACGGCGAGGACTTCATCGCATGGGCGACCCCGTTCGCGGACGACTGGTCCAGCCCCTGGCTGGGCCTCTTCCGCGGCTTCCTCACAGCCGTGCTCGTCGCCCTGGCCCTCCTCCTCGCCGTGGTCACCTTCACCGCGGTCACCCTCCTCGTGGGCCAGCCCTTCTACGAGTCGCTCTCGGAGAAGGTCGACCGCGACGTCTCCCCGGACGGCACGGCCCCGGAGTCGGGCCTCCCGCTCTGGCGGGAACTGTGGATCTCGGCCCGCGACAGCCTCCGTATCGTCGTCCGGGCCCTCATCTGGGGTGTACTCCTCTTCGCCTGCGGCTTCCTCCCGTTCGTGGGACAGACCGTCGTCCCCGTGATCGGGTTCTTCGTCACCGGGTTCTTCCTGACGGAGGAGCTGACGGCGGTCGCCCTCCAGCGCCGCAGCGTGGACCTCCGCGACCGCCTCACCCTGCTCCGCGCCCGCAAGACCCTGGTCTGGGGCTTCGGCACCCCGTTGGGCCTGGCCTTCCTGGTCCCGTTCGTCGCCGTGTTCCTGATGCCGGGCGCGGTCGCGGGCGCCACGCTGCTGGCCCGCGACCTGCTGGGCGAGGAGTCGGGACCCGGCGAAGGCAACGACGGGGACGGTGACCGCAACGGCGATCACGAGGCGGCCGCGGCCTCCTGA
- a CDS encoding pyroglutamyl peptidase, whose protein sequence is MSNLRVRIGALGLALMAGLTAPGTATAGTTPTATVEEQRLDKAAPQEILRRSGFDSVAPEFARALTSSHSYAQAERVVVRQGSRLWQRAVDRAQGRGPAGGDLSRDDDRPLYWARLAMTREVRQREPEFGLSDTQRARLLDELEQNSRGQTSIRYPQRAHTPHGKGVKRILVTGFDPFTLDRDIRISNPSGATALALDGTTIETSDGPARIETTVFPVRWQDFAEGTVERTLRPHLPRVDLFTTVSQGRVGRFDVERTNGAWRGGFPDNENISRTETVPVADPASEPQWTTTTLPYKEIVTASTGRFPVYDNTSVTEIPAGGTDPVVRPDGPTPGSTARAGGGGNYLSNEIAYRATLLRDRLGLHDSLPGGHVHTPVLEFGAGNTDPATGAVTDPEFVRNRLDIIAQVRAILTVAADATGQEAAAAS, encoded by the coding sequence TTGAGCAACCTACGTGTTCGGATAGGTGCACTCGGCCTGGCCCTGATGGCGGGACTCACCGCCCCGGGGACCGCGACCGCGGGTACGACGCCCACGGCGACCGTCGAGGAGCAGCGGCTCGACAAGGCCGCACCCCAGGAGATCCTGCGGCGCTCCGGATTCGACTCCGTGGCCCCCGAGTTCGCGCGGGCGCTCACCTCGTCCCACTCGTACGCGCAGGCCGAGCGTGTCGTCGTACGGCAGGGATCCCGGCTGTGGCAGCGTGCCGTCGACCGTGCCCAGGGGCGCGGGCCCGCGGGCGGTGACCTGAGCCGGGACGACGACCGGCCGCTGTACTGGGCGCGGCTCGCCATGACGCGCGAAGTACGGCAGCGGGAGCCGGAGTTCGGCCTGTCCGACACCCAACGCGCCAGGCTGCTGGACGAGTTGGAGCAGAACTCGCGCGGACAGACCTCGATCCGCTACCCGCAGCGGGCGCACACGCCGCACGGCAAGGGCGTGAAGCGGATTCTCGTCACCGGGTTCGACCCGTTCACGCTTGACCGCGACATCCGGATCTCCAACCCCTCCGGGGCCACCGCCCTCGCCCTCGACGGCACGACGATCGAGACCTCGGACGGTCCGGCGCGCATCGAGACCACCGTGTTCCCCGTCCGCTGGCAGGACTTCGCCGAGGGCACGGTGGAGCGGACCCTGCGGCCCCATCTCCCTCGGGTCGATCTGTTCACGACCGTGAGCCAGGGCCGGGTCGGCCGCTTCGACGTCGAGCGGACCAACGGGGCCTGGCGGGGCGGCTTCCCGGACAACGAGAACATCTCCCGGACGGAGACCGTACCGGTCGCCGATCCGGCCTCGGAGCCCCAGTGGACGACGACCACACTGCCGTACAAGGAGATCGTCACCGCGAGCACCGGCCGCTTCCCCGTGTACGACAACACGAGCGTGACCGAGATCCCGGCGGGCGGCACCGATCCGGTCGTGCGCCCCGACGGCCCGACCCCCGGCTCCACCGCCCGGGCCGGAGGCGGCGGAAACTACCTCTCCAACGAGATCGCCTACCGGGCCACCCTGCTGCGGGACCGGCTCGGTCTGCACGACTCGCTGCCGGGCGGGCATGTGCACACACCGGTCCTGGAGTTCGGGGCGGGCAACACGGATCCGGCGACCGGGGCGGTCACCGATCCGGAGTTCGTGCGCAACCGGCTGGACATCATCGCCCAGGTGCGGGCGATCCTGACGGTCGCGGCGGACGCCACCGGTCAGGAGGCCGCGGCCGCCTCGTGA
- a CDS encoding LysR family transcriptional regulator: MAAMRDPHTEHAVAPSDTPDLSTAWLRVFLDVARHGSFTVAARTLGWTQSAVSRQIASLESALGGAPLFDRLPRGVRLTEAGRVLVPHAEAVVERLHDAGRDLAALREVAGGRLRLGAFATADAALVPRAIAAFRARHPGVRLTREEGLTPVLLDRLASGGLDLAVVSTTGRAPLDAYDLRHLLDESLYVAVPADHPLAAEPSVRLAQLADADWISGSSRPEGTLLDAALRHGFRPRVAHVVAEWTAKQGYVAAGLGVTLVPALAAESVRPDIALLPVRDEGAPARAVYAATARGRSLSPAATAFLAALRDAAAKIPT, encoded by the coding sequence ATGGCTGCCATGCGGGATCCACATACCGAACATGCTGTAGCACCCTCCGACACTCCCGACCTGTCCACCGCCTGGCTGCGGGTGTTCCTGGACGTCGCGCGGCACGGCTCGTTCACCGTGGCCGCGCGGACGCTGGGCTGGACGCAGTCCGCGGTGTCGCGGCAGATCGCCTCGCTGGAGTCTGCGCTCGGCGGGGCACCGCTCTTCGACCGGCTGCCCAGGGGCGTACGGCTGACGGAGGCCGGGCGGGTCCTCGTCCCGCATGCCGAGGCGGTGGTGGAACGGCTGCACGACGCCGGCCGCGACCTCGCGGCGCTGCGCGAGGTCGCGGGCGGGCGGCTGCGGCTCGGCGCGTTCGCCACGGCCGACGCGGCCCTCGTGCCCCGGGCCATCGCCGCGTTCCGCGCCCGCCACCCCGGCGTACGGCTCACCCGCGAGGAGGGGCTCACGCCCGTCCTGCTGGACCGGCTGGCCTCGGGCGGCCTGGACCTGGCGGTCGTCTCCACGACGGGCCGCGCCCCGCTCGACGCGTACGACCTGCGCCACCTCCTCGACGAGTCGCTGTACGTCGCCGTCCCCGCGGACCACCCGCTCGCGGCCGAGCCCTCGGTGCGGCTGGCCCAACTCGCCGACGCCGACTGGATCTCCGGCAGTTCCCGCCCCGAGGGCACCCTCCTCGACGCGGCCCTGCGCCATGGCTTCCGGCCGCGCGTCGCGCATGTGGTCGCCGAGTGGACCGCGAAGCAGGGGTACGTCGCCGCCGGGCTCGGCGTGACCCTGGTCCCGGCGCTGGCCGCGGAGTCCGTACGGCCCGACATCGCGCTGCTGCCGGTGCGCGACGAGGGTGCTCCGGCGCGGGCGGTGTACGCGGCGACGGCACGGGGGCGGTCCCTGTCACCGGCCGCCACCGCGTTCCTGGCGGCACTGCGGGATGCGGCGGCGAAGATCCCCACGTGA
- a CDS encoding NAD(P)-dependent oxidoreductase → MEKIAFLGLGHMGAPMARQLLGSGHPLTVWNRTAAKAEPLVAGGARLAASPAEAVRDADVVVTMLAGPAALDAVADAIVPELRPGVRWVEMSTVGPDAVKELAARLKDGVTLVDAPVMGSTDRAAAGQLGILAGGETAAVEHVLARFGTVTRTGPLGSGAALKLVVNAAVLGGVALVAEALVLANALGLDEDTARTALAGGPIGGAVGRAFAEGVHFETALAAKDMDLATSVARLPAMEAVSAHFRRAAADPATAHADIAQAVARIRNF, encoded by the coding sequence ATGGAAAAGATCGCCTTTCTCGGACTCGGTCACATGGGCGCCCCGATGGCCCGTCAACTTCTCGGCTCCGGACACCCGTTGACCGTCTGGAACCGCACCGCCGCAAAGGCGGAGCCCCTCGTCGCCGGAGGTGCCAGGCTCGCCGCATCCCCGGCCGAGGCCGTACGGGACGCGGACGTGGTGGTCACGATGCTCGCGGGACCGGCCGCGCTCGACGCCGTCGCCGACGCGATCGTGCCCGAGCTGCGCCCCGGGGTGCGCTGGGTGGAGATGTCGACCGTCGGCCCGGACGCCGTCAAGGAGCTGGCCGCCCGGCTGAAGGACGGGGTGACCCTCGTCGACGCGCCCGTCATGGGCAGCACGGACCGGGCCGCGGCCGGGCAGCTCGGCATCCTCGCGGGCGGCGAGACGGCCGCCGTCGAGCATGTGCTCGCCCGCTTCGGCACCGTCACCCGCACCGGACCGCTCGGCTCCGGCGCCGCCCTCAAGCTCGTCGTCAACGCCGCCGTCCTGGGCGGCGTGGCCCTGGTCGCCGAGGCCCTGGTCCTCGCGAACGCCCTCGGCCTCGACGAGGACACCGCACGCACCGCCCTCGCCGGCGGCCCGATCGGCGGTGCGGTGGGCCGCGCCTTCGCCGAGGGCGTGCACTTCGAGACCGCCCTCGCCGCGAAGGACATGGACCTCGCCACCTCGGTGGCCCGACTGCCCGCCATGGAAGCGGTGTCGGCGCACTTCCGGCGCGCCGCCGCCGACCCCGCGACGGCCCACGCGGACATCGCGCAGGCCGTCGCCCGGATCCGCAACTTCTGA
- a CDS encoding RidA family protein — MRVTLDNPASAPGPFSPYYSQVARVEHADGSALLYLSGQIAEGADLAAQSRGVFETIDALLKAHGAALADVINIRTYLTDITRLNEYGAVRREFLTGTPPTSMTFEVPRLFRPEALVEIEIVAAVPAAG, encoded by the coding sequence ATGCGCGTCACCCTCGACAACCCGGCCTCCGCACCGGGGCCCTTTAGCCCCTACTACTCCCAGGTCGCGCGTGTCGAACACGCCGACGGGAGCGCCCTGTTGTACCTGTCGGGCCAGATAGCCGAGGGTGCGGACCTCGCCGCCCAGAGCCGTGGTGTCTTCGAGACCATCGACGCCCTGCTCAAGGCACACGGCGCGGCCCTCGCCGACGTGATCAACATCCGCACCTACCTGACCGATATCACCCGGCTCAACGAATACGGCGCCGTAAGACGGGAGTTCCTCACCGGCACCCCGCCGACCAGCATGACGTTCGAGGTTCCGCGGCTTTTCCGGCCGGAGGCGCTCGTGGAGATCGAAATCGTGGCGGCGGTGCCCGCGGCCGGGTGA
- a CDS encoding YrdB family protein translates to MKAMKAANLGVLFLIELGALAAVGYWGFTRDVSTPLTWLLGLGAPAVLIALWSQFGSQKAKYKTRGAVRVGFELLWFGAGVAALAVAGAYGWAITFAAVCAVSKTLAVIWRQ, encoded by the coding sequence ATGAAGGCCATGAAGGCAGCGAACCTGGGCGTCCTCTTCCTCATCGAACTCGGCGCCCTCGCGGCCGTCGGCTACTGGGGTTTCACCCGTGATGTCTCCACCCCGCTCACCTGGCTGCTGGGGCTCGGCGCCCCGGCCGTACTGATTGCCCTCTGGTCGCAGTTCGGTTCGCAGAAGGCGAAGTACAAGACGCGCGGCGCGGTGCGCGTCGGTTTCGAACTGCTGTGGTTCGGGGCGGGCGTGGCCGCGCTGGCCGTCGCCGGGGCCTACGGCTGGGCGATCACCTTCGCCGCCGTCTGCGCGGTGAGCAAGACGCTGGCCGTCATCTGGCGCCAGTAG